GGCTACATGGCCCTCACCTCGGTGCGCTACATACCCCTGTTTAGCCTAGTCGCGGCGCCGGCGCTGGCTCTCCGGCTCGGCGCATTACTGCACGGCGGCGGCAGGTGGGCCGGCGTGCTGCGCGACATCTCGGTCCGCCTCGCCCCCCTGGAGCAGTGCGCCCGCCCGCCACTGTGGGGAGCCGTGGCAGTCGCGGTGGTCACGGCAGCCGCAACCGGCGGCCTGGTGCGCCACTCGTTCGACCGGCGCCTGATGCCGGTGGATGCCTGCGAGTTCGTGTTGCGCCACCGGATCGCCGGCAAGGTGTTCAACAGCGACGAGTTCGGCGACTACCTGATCTACCGCGGCTATCCCGACTGCCGGGTTTTCATCGACGGGAGGCTGGACATGTACGGCGCGGAACGGCTGCGGGAATACAACGCGGTCATCGATTTCCGGCCGGGATGGGACCGGGTGCTGCAACGCTACGGCATCACCTGGATCATCTTCGAGGCCGACTCCCGCTTTGCCAGGTTCCTGGAGCAACGGGGGGAATGGCAGCTGGTCTACCGGGACCAAGTCGCCAAGGTTTTCCAGAAAAAGCCCGTCACTCGTTAAGCCTTCCCCATCCGCCTCCGTCCGCCTCCGGAGAGCAGCACCGCACCCCCTTCAATTCCCCTCATTTCGGCTCATGATCACAGCGCGGAAAATGCCCTGCCAGCAACAAAACAGCTAAAGTAAGCGCCCCCATTGCCGATACAGGCAATACGTGTAGAACATCGGTTGTAAATTTCCAACGAGAGGTTTGCCGCAAAAATAAACTCCCTGAAAGGGCAACAGAAATTGGCCAAAAAAGTTTTTGCTAATAAAGCAAACATTATCATTGAAGGCCCCTTCACGGTAGAGCGCGCGGGGGAACTGCACCAGTTCCTCGTGGAGCGCCTCGACGGGGTGCCGGAGCAGGCGGGCCAGTCAACTATCGACCTCTCTCGGGTCGATGACATTGATGCCTGCGGCTGCCAATTGCTCGCGCTTTTCCTGGAGAACCTGAAACGGCGGGGCACAACCCCAGTGCTCGCCGCAGCACCGGCAGCCGTGAGGGACCGCATCAATACCCTCGGGTTCGGCGACCTGCTGGCGCTGCAACCCGGGCCGTGACCCGGGCGACGAACGCAGAACAAAGGAACTGGCATGACGACTCCCAGAGGGGAAAACGATACCGTCGACCTGAACCGCTTCAACCAAGTCTTCTTCGAGGAATGCGCTGAAAACCTGGCCGAGATGGAGCAGATCCTGATCTCGCTGGGCGACCGGGAACCAGACTCGGAGCAGATGAACGCGATCTTCCGGGCGGCCCACTCCATCAAGGGGGGGGCCGGGATCTTCGGCTTCAACGACATGACCGTGGTGACCCACGTCATGGAGTCCCTGCTGGACCGGCTCAGGAACCAGGAGACCCCCTTCGTACCGGGGATGATAGACCTCTTCCTCGAGGCCGGCGACGCCATCGCCATGCAGCTCGCCTGGCATCGCGAGGGGAAGCCGGTGGACCAGGAGGCCATCGACACCGTGCGCGCCAAGCTGCAGCAGGCCATCGCAGCCGACGCCCCCGCCACCGAACTCGCCCCGGCCCAGGGAGATGGTATCCCCTTGCCGCATGAGGAAGAACTGCTGCCGCGCCGCTGCCGGCTCTCCTTCACCCCCGACCCCGAGATCTTCGCCCGCGGCATCCGGATGGAGAGCATCGTCTCCGAACTCGCCGAACTCACCGAGCCGGGTGAGTTGCACTGCCATGCCGAACTCATGGAACTCCCCGAACTGGCCGAAGTCGACCCCGAGCGCTGCCTCACCCGCTGGGACTTCACCCTGCTCACCCGGGCCAGCCGCGAGCAGATCCTCGACGTCTTCATGTTCGTGGCGGACGAGGAACAACTCCAGATCGAGGAGGACGAGCCCGTGGACCGCCGCGTCCCGGCCGGCGAGCCGCTGCCCGTACAGGACGTCATCCCTGCCGCCGGCAGGCGCGCCTACGACAACAACGAAGCCGCTCCCGGCGCCTACGGCAGGCGCGGCGGCGAGGCGGAATCGTCGATCCGGGTCAACGTCACCAAGGTGGACCAGCTGGTGAACCAGATCGGCGAACTCCTGATCACCCAGGCCATGCTGAGCCAGATCGCGGTGGGGCTCGACCCGATCCTGCACGAGACGCTGCAGAGGGGGCTCATTCAGCTGGAGCGCAACACTCGCGACCTGCAAGGGAGCGTGATGTCGATCCGTCTGGTGCCCATCAGCATCGTCTTCAACCGTTTCCCCCGCCTGGTACGCGAGATCGCCGCCAAGCTGGGCAAGCAGGTCGAGCTGAAGACCGCCGGCGACAGCACCGAGCTTGACCGCGGGCTTATCGAAAAGATCGCCGACCCACTGGGACACCTGGTGCGCAACGCGCTGGACCACGGGCTGGAAACGCCGGAGAAGCGGGCCGCCTGTGGCAAGAGCCCGATGGGGACCCTACAGCTTTCTGCGTCCCAGGTCGGCGGCAGGATCGTCATTGACGTGATCGACGACGGCGCCGGGCTGAACCGGGACAGGATCCTCGCCAAGGCGATCGAGTGCGGCATCCCCTGCTCCGAGACCATGAGCGACGAGGAGGTCTGGCAGCTTATCTTCGCCCCCGGCTTCTCCACCGCGAGCGAGGTGACCGACCTCTCCGGCCGCGGCGTCGGCATGGACGTGGTGCTCAAGAACGTCCAGGGTATCGGCGGCCGGGTCCAGATCGCCTCGGAAGCGGGCAAAGGGGCGCGTTTCACCATCAGCCTGCCGCTCACCCTCGCCATTCTGGAGGGGCTCTCGGTCGCCATCGGGGAGGAGAAGTTCATCATCCCCCTCAACGTGGTCATAGAATCGCTGCAGCCCAAGCCGGAGCAGTTGAAGAGCGTCAACGGCCGCGAGGTGGTCCAGGTGCGCGGGGAATACCTCCCCATCCTCAAGCTGCACCAGATCTTCAACCTGGAGGCGGAGGTGACCGAGCCGCAGCGGGGGATCCTGGTGCTGGTGGAGGCGGACGGAGAGCGGGGGGCAATCCTGGTGGACGCCCTTTTGGATGAGCAGCAGGTGGTGGTGAAGAGCATCGAAACCAACTACCGACGGGTGGAAGGGAGCGCCGGGGCCACCATCCTGGGCGACGGGCGGGTGGCGCTGATCCTCGATCTACCCGAGCTGTTCGCGATGCACAAGAGGCTATAGCAGTCGAAAGGAGAAGAGACATCATGCAGACGGCACACGGCAGTGCGGCAGAACAACTGACAGCGGAGGGGGGGGCGGAATACCTCACCTTCACCCTGGGGGGCGAAAGCTACGGCATCGACATCCTCAAGGTGCAGGAGATCCGGGGGTACGACTGTGTCACGCGCATCGCCAACACCCCGGCCTTTATCAAGGGGGTTATCAACCTGCGCGGGGTGATCGTCCCCATCGTCGACCTGCGCATCAAGTTCAACGTGGGCGAGGTCACCTACCACGAGTTCACCGTGGTGATCATCATCAACGTGCTGAACAAGGTGGTGGGGATCGTGGTGGACGGCGTTTCCGACGTGGTCGCGCTCCCCGCGCAGAGCATCAAGCCCGCTCCGGAACTCGGGGCATCACTGGACACCCGGTACATCACGGGGTTGGGAACCTTGAACGACGAGATGCTGATCCTGGTGGATATCGAAAAGCTGATCGGTAGCGACGAGCTGCAGATCGTTGACAGTACCGTGGAGAATACTCAGAAAGAGGCGGTGAACCTATGAAAACTGCGCGATTCAAAGACTGGAAGATTCTGACCAAGATCCTCAGCATCTCGGTAGCAACCATCATCATGATGGTGCTGGGCGTGATGCTCTACGTGCTCCCCTTCATGCAGAACAAGCTCATGGACGAAAAGATCCAGGCCACCAAGGCGGTGGTCGACGTGGCCTACGATGTCCTGATCTCGAACCAGAACGCGGTGAAGGAGGGGAAGAAAACCCTGCAGCAGGCGCAAACCGATGCGCTCAAGCAGATCTCCGAGATGAGATACCACGGTAACGAGTATTTCTGGGTCAACGACATGGACACCAAGGTGCTCATGCACCCGATCAAGCCGGAACTGGTTGGCAAAACCCAGTACGACAACAAGGATCCCAACGGTAAGCGGCTCTACGTGGAGTTCGTCAACGTCTGCAAGGAGAAAGGGGAAGGGGTCGTCGACTACATGTGGGCCAAGCCCGGCTCCACCGTCCCGGTACCGAAGATCTCCTACGTGAAGCAGATGAAGGAGTGGGGCTGGATCGTGGGGAGCGGCATCTACGTCGATACCGTCAAGGTGGAGATGGACAAGATGAAGTGGCAGATCATAGGTGGCACCGCGCTGCTCGCCGTGGTGATCTTCCTGTGCGCCTGGTTCGTGGCGCGCAAGATCAAGGAGGCGCTCGACCAGGCCATCGCGGCCTCCCGGCGTATCGCCTCGGGCGATCTCACCGCCCACATCACGGTAGACAGCGAGGATGAGACCGGCGAGCTGCTCGCCTCGCTCAAGGATATGAACGAGGGGCTGGCACACATCGTGGGCGACGTGAGAAACGGCGCCGAATCGATCGCCACGGCAACCGAGGAGATCGCAGCGGGCAACGCCGACCTCTCCCAGCGCACCGAGGAGCAGGCGAGCGCCCTGGAGGAGACCGCCTCCAGCATGGAGGAGCTCACCTCGACGGTGAAGCAGAACGCGGACAACGCCCAGGCGGCCAACCAGCTCGCCATCAACGCCAGCGGCGTGGCAGTCAAGGGTGGCGAGGTGATCACCCGGGTGGTGCACACCATGGAGAGCATCACCGACAGCTCCAAGAAGATCTCGGACATAATCGGCGTCATCGACGGTATCGCCTTCCAGACCAACATCCTGGCTTTGAATGCCGCGGTCGAGGCGGCGCGCGCCGGCGAGCAGGGCAGAGGCTTCGCGGTCGTCGCGGCCGAGGTGAGAAGCCTCGCCCAGCGTAGCGCCGCGGCGGCCAAGGAGATCAAGACCCTCATCGAGGACTCGGTGGCCAAGGTGCAGGACGGCAGCCGCCTGGTCGAGGAAGCCGGACGCACCACCCAGGACATCGTCACCAGCATCAAGAGGGTGACCGACATCATGGCGGAGATTTCCGCCGCATCGCTGGAGCAGTCCAGCGGCATCGAGCAGGTCAACACCGCCATCACCCAGATGGACGACGTCACCCAGCAAAACGCAGCGCTGGTCGAAGAGGCGGCGGCCGCCGCCGAATCGCTCGAAGACCAGGCCCAGCAGCTGGTGGCGGTGGTGGCGCGCTTCACCTTGGAGCAGGGCCACAAGAGCGCCCCGCCGGCCCCAGCGGAGAAGCGCAAGCTGACCCACGCGGCGGCACGCCCCAAGGTCTCCGAGAGGAAGACCAAACCCGTAGCGGTGGCGGCAGCTGCAAAAGCACAGGAACGTCTCTCCCGGTCCCCCGAGGCCGCCGAGCCGGACGATGATTGGAAGGAGTTCTGAGAACCGGAGCGCGCACGGAACCGGCGCGCCCCTTGACGGGAGGGGGAGGCGCCGCGGAACCGGGGTGGAACAACTTCCAGTATCCCTTCACCGCTGACGACTTCGCCCGCGTGCGCGGCTTCATCTACCGCAACGCGGGGATCTCCCTGGCGCCGGGCAAGATGGATATGGTCTACAGCCGGTTGGCGCGCCGGCTGCGGGCGACGGGGGTGGCCAGCTTCGGAGAGTATCTCGACCTCGTGGAAAGCGGCAATCTCCAGGAGGTGGAGGCGTTCATCAACGCCCTGACCACCAACATGACCTCCTTTTTCCGGGAACCGCACCACTTCCGGTTTCTTGCCGAGCGCCTGCGCCAGTGCCGGGACCGCAAGCAGGTCACCATTTGGAGCTGCGCTTCCTCTAGCGGCGAGGAGCCCTACTCCATCGCGATGACCGCGCTCGACGCGCTGCCGGCGGGGGCGAACCTCAGTATCCTGGCCACCGACATCGACACCAACGTGCTCGGCAGGGGAAGCGAAGGAGTGTACCCGGTGGACCAATTGCCCAAGATCCCGGAGCCGTACCGCAAGCGCTTCCTGCTCAGGGGGGAGGGGAACAACGAGGGGTTCATCAGGGTGAAGGAGGAACTGCGCCGGGTGGTGACCTTCAAGAGGCTGAACCTCTTGGACGAGCAGTGGCCCATGCGGGGCAAATTCGACTTCGTCTTCTGCCGCAACGTGATGATCTATTTTGACAGGCCGACACAGCTCGCCGTCCTGGAACGGATTTCCCGGGTACTGCACCCGGACGGGCTTTTGTTCGTCGGTCATTCCGAAAGCCTGCACCACGCCCAGGAGCTGTTCCGGGTCTGTGGCAACACGACCTACGCCTTGAGGAGCTGACGGTGCCGCACAAGAGTAAAACGGGAATGAAAAGCTCGGGGCATCCCGGCCATGCGAAGCTCAGCTACTTCGACCCGGAGTTCAAGATGGTCGCAGTCAAGATCGTGGCAGGGGAGTTCTTCGCCACCAACGAAGCCGTGGCCATCACCACCGTGCTCGGCTCCTGCGTCTCGGTATGTCTCTACGACCTGGAACTGGGCATCGGCGGCATGAACCACTTCATGCTGCCGGAGCTGCAGCAAGGTGGCAACTCCACCCCCTGCTCCGGAGCCTGCGACAGCAACTCACAAAGCTGCGCCCGCTATGGGGCATGCGCCATGCGCCGGCTGCTGGAACAGCTCGATCTGTTGGGGGCCAACCGCAAGCGCCTGGCCGCGAAGCTCTTCGGCGCCGGCCGGGTCATGCGGAGCAGTACCGACATCGGCGGCAACAATGTGGCCTTCGCCGTCGACTATTTGAAGAAACACGGGATACCGATCATCGCCTCGGACCTGGGGGAGTGCTGCCCCAGGAAGGTGATGTTCTTCCCCAAAACCGGCCGCGTCCTGGTGAAAAGGATACGCGTCCTGCACGCAGGAAGACATTGAATGCCCATAAAGGTGTTGATAATAGACGACTCCGCCCTGATCCGGTCGCTGCTGACCGAGATCATTAACAAGGCCCCGGACCTCCAGGTGGTGGGAACCGCACCGGACCCGCTGGCGGCCCGGCAACGCATCAAGGAGCTGAACCCGGACGTACTCACCCTGGACGTGGAGATGCCCAAGATGGACGGGCTCGCCTTCCTGGAAAAGCTGATGAGGCTGCGCCCGATGCCGGTGGTGATGGTTTCCTCGCTGACGGAGAAGAGTTCTGCCGTGACGCTGAAGGCGCTGGAACTGGGCGCCTTCGACTTCGTCACCAAGCCCAAGATTGACATCCGCAACGGGCTTTTGGAGTACTCCCAGGAGCTTGCCGAGAAAATCCGTTGCGCCCACAGCGCTTTCCGCAGGAGGGGGCCCCACATCCCTCCCCTGCAGGTGGAGGCGAAGCTCTCCGCGGATGCGGTGCTCCCCAACCGGCACCAGCACTTCTCCACCACGGAAAAGGTGGTGGCGGTCGGCTCCTCTACCGGCGGCACCGAGGCGCTCAAGGTCTTTTTGAGCGCGCTCCCCGCCGACTGCCCGGCCATACTGGTCACCCAGCACATGCCCGAGACCTTCACCCGGACCTTCGCGGCGCGGCTGGACGGCCTGTGCGCCATGGCGGTCAAGGAAGCGGAGCACGGGGAGCGGGTGCTGCCCGGGCACGCCTACATCGCGCCGGGCAACCGGCACATGATGCTCGCCCGCAGCGGTGCCAACTACACCATCGCCTTGGGCGACGGACCGCCGGTCTCGCGCCACCGCCCCTCGGTGGACGTGCTGTTCCGCTCCACCGCCAACTGCGCTGCGGACAACAGCCTGGGCATCATCATGACCGGGATGGGGGACGACGGTGCCGCCGGGATGCTGGAGATGCACAACGCCGGCGCGAGGACCTTCGCCCAAGACGAGGAGAGCTGCGTCGTATTCGGCATGCCGCGCGAAGCGATTGCCCGCGGGGGAGTCGACGAGGTGGTCCCGCTCTCCGACATGGCGGGACGCCTGATGGGATGGCTCGCCTCCCACGGCAAGCGCAGTTTCAGGGTGTGAGGCGCCCCCCAAAGCCCAGCGCCGGGAGAAGAACGTGAAGTTCCTTAACGCAGCACGCGAAAAGATATCCATCCCCCTCGTCATAACCGCGGTGATAGTGGCGGTGGTGATGATGGTGGGGAACCACCTCATGCTGGACCAGATCCACGAGGAGGCGGTGCGCCAGGCCAACCGGCAGCAGGAAAACAGCATGATGGCCTTCTGGGAACTGATGAACCGTCGCGGGCGCAACTTCCACATCGAGAACGGCAGGATGATCCTGGGCGACTACTACACCCTGAACGGCGCCAACGAACTGACCGACAAGATCTTTTGCACCACCGGCAGCAGGGCCACCATCTTCATGGGCGACACCCGGGTGGCCACCAACGTACTCAAGGAGGACGGCACCAGGGCCATCGGGACCAAGCTTACCGGCCCGGCCTACGACGCCATCTTCAAGGAGGGGATCCGGTACCGCGGCGAAGCGAACATCCTGGGCGCTCCCTACTTCACCGCCTACGACCCGGTGCGCGACCTCTCCGGCAAGGTGATCGGCGCACTCTTCGTGGGAGTAAAGCAGAGCGAGTACCTGGCGCGTTACGACCGCATCAACGTGAAGATCGGTGCCATCAACGGGGCGCTGGCCGCGGTTTTCCTGCTCTGCGTCATCATCCTGGGCCTGAACCGCAAGCGCGCCGAGAACGACATCAAGAGACAGCTGAATTTCCAGCAGCAGCTCATGGACACCATCCCAAGCCCCATCTTCTCCAAGGACGCGCAGGGGCGCTACAACATGTGCAACAAGGCATTCCAAAGCTACGTGGGGCTCAGCAGCGAACAACTGCTGGGACGTTCGGTGTTCGATCTGTGGGAGCCTGAGCTGGCCCGGAAGTACCACGAGATGGATCAGGCGATCATAGACGCACCCGGAATCCAGATCTACGAATCCCAGGTGACCTACGCCGACGGCAGCGTGCACGACGCTATCTTCCACAAGGCGGCGGTCCGCGACGACAACGGCGTGGCCCAGGGGCTGGTCGGAGTGATCCTGGACATCACCGAGCGCAAGGCGGTCGAGCAGGAAAGCCGCCACATAGAGGCACAGAAGCACCACTCACGCATGATCGAGTCACTGATGATCCAGTTGAACCACGACCTGAACACGCCGCTTACCCCGCTGTTCGCGCTTATCCCCATGATCCGCGCCAAGGTGAGCGATCCGGGCCTAGAAAGGATGCTGGAGATCTGCCAGCAGTGCGTAAACCAGATCCAGGGGCTGGCCGGCAAGGCGCTCGACCTGGTACGGATCTCGTCCAGTCGTCCCCGTTTGATCCCGGTCAGCCTTTGTGCCGCGGTCGAGGGTGCCCTCAGTGAGTTGGCGCCGGCCTTGGCGCAGCGCGGGGTGATCTGCTGCAACGCGATTGCCGCAGACCTCCAGGTACTGGGATCGGCGGAACAGCTCACACTCTTGTTCAAGAACCTGCTCAGCAACGCCGCGCGCTATGCCGCCAACAACGGCAAGGTGATCATCAGCGCCGAACTGAAGGACGAGGAGGTCGAGGTATCGGTGCAGGACGACGGCGTCGGGCTCGACCACGAACAACTGAGCCAGGTCTTTGATGAGTTCTACAAGGCCGACCCCGCCCGCCACGACCTGAACACCCAGGGGCTGGGGCTGGCCATCTGCCGCAGGATCGTGGCCAACCACGAGGGGAGGCTCTGGGCGACGAGCCCCGGAGCCGGGCGCGGTACGACCATGTTCTTCACCCTGAAACAGGTGGGGCACCAGCCGCCGGCCATCGACGAAGACGAGCTGTCTCAAGAAAATAACCCGGAGAGCGACCAGACATGAGACACCTTTCCATTGCGGAACTGAAAACACGCATCGGCATCGCCATCGCCATCACGATGGTGGCGGTGATCGGCATCGTCACCCTAGGTGGGAGCGGAGCCTCGGTAGGTTCAGGGCTGCAGCAGCCGGTGCTGATCCTCGTACTCTGCGTGCTGATCGTGATCCTGACCCGCATCCTGTTCTCCCACTTGGACCACCTCGAGGCCACCCAGCGCATCGTGCAGGGACAGCAGTCGGAACTGGCGCTCGCCGAGCAGCGGGAGCGCAGCCGGTTGAAGGCGCTGGAGCGGATCGCCACCGACGCAGAGCTGGAGCAACTGCTCCAGGACGTGGTGCAGTTTGTCGAGGACTGCCTGCCCGGGTCGCTCTGCTCCATCCTCCTCGTCGACGAGTCGGGCACCAGGCTGCGCCACGGCTGCGCGCCGTCCCTGCCCGCGGAGTACAACCAGGCCGTGGACGGGATCAGGATCGGCAAGGGGAAGGGATCGTGCGGCACCGCGGCCTTCTTGCGGCAGCGCGTGGTGGTCGAGGACCTGGAACCCCATCCCTACTGGCACAACTTCCAGCCGGCGCGGGATGCCGGCCTCAGGTCCTGCTGGTCCGAGCCGGTCTTCGCCAGTAACGGGACCCTGCTGGGGACCCTGGCGGTGTACCACCGGGAACCGCGCACGCCCGGCAACGAGGATCTTCACCTCCTAGAGTCGGCCGCCCATCTCGCCGGCATCGCCATCAGCCGGGTACGGGCCGACGAGGGGCGCCACGTCCTGGAAGAGCAGCTGCGCCAAACCCAGAAGATCGAGGCGGTGGGCCAGCTGGCGGCCGGCGTCGCCCACGATTTCAACAACCTGCTGACGCCGATCATCGTCTACGCCGACATGCTGCTCCGGGTCTCGCCCGAGGGGAGCCCGCAGACGCGCATGATCCAGTCGATGAGCGCCGCGGCCCACAAGGCGAGCGACCTCACCCAGAAGCTCCTCTCCTTCGGGCGCAAGCAGGTGCTGCACATGAACCTCCTGGACCTGAACGAAGTAATCACCTCCTTCAGGGAGATCATGCGCGCCACGGTCCGGGACAACATCGAGATCGACCTCCTGCTTTCCCCGGGTGCAGCCAAGGTTCAGGCGGACCGCGGCCAACTGGAGCAGGTGCTTTTGAACCTCATCTTAAACGCCCAGGATGCCATCGAGGGGAGCGGATCCATCTGCATCGAGACCGGGCACCTGATCCTGGACGAAGAGTTTCACCGGCAGCACCCGGTCGCCAAGCCCGGCCACTACATCCTGCTCGCCTTCAGCGACGACGGCTGCGGCATGAGCGAGGACACGCTCAGGCACATGTACGAGCCCTTCTTCACCACCAAGGAAACCGGTCGGGGCACCGGTCTCGGCCTGGCCACGGTCTACGGCGTCATCAAGCACCACGGCGGCTGCATCGACGTCAAGAGCCGCCCGGGGCAGGGAACCAGATTCTCCATCTATCTCCCCGCCAGCGCGAGCGCCGCGGAGCCCCTGATGCGTGCAGCCGGCGGCGTCGCCCCCCCTGAGCACGACAGCACCGAGAGAACCATTCTGCTGGTGGAGGACAACCAGATGATCCGCGAGGTCGCCGCCGACCTGCTTGCATCCTTCGGGTACCGCGTCCTGGTCGCGGAGACTCCGTCCCGGGCACTGGAACTGTCGGAAGCGGACCAGCAGGGGATCGACCTGCTGGCGACCGACGTGGTCATGCCGGAGATGACCGGCCCGGAGCTGTACGAGAAGTTGCAGGAACGCCATCCCGCGCTTCCGGTGCTCTACATCTCGGGGTACAGCAACGCGATCATTCCGCAGGACGCGGAACTGCGCCAGGAAGCAATCTTCCTGGCCAAGCCGTTCACGCTGGAGCAATTCATGGCCAGGATCAACGAGATGCTGTACCATGTGAAGCCGCCCCAGGGGGAGCCCCCGCCGCTGGACCACCGCACCATGGCCCGACTGCTCGAATCACAACAAGGCGCGCCGGCGCCGGAACATAAGGAACCACAGCCATGAATAGACGGGTAATGATCGTAGACGACAACGAGTACGTCAGGGCATCGGTGGACATCATCTGCGAATCGGCGCAGCTGGAACTGGCCAGTGCGGCCAGCGGGCACGAGTGCATCGAGCAACTGGAGGCGGGATTCCGGGGCGTCATCCTGATGGACATCATGATGCCCGAAATGGACGGCTGGGACACGATCAGGGAGATGGTGGACCGGGGACTGTATCCGGGCAACATCATTGTCATGCTGACCGGCATGGGCGAGCCCGATGCCAAGATGGACGGGCTCCAGGAATACGTTTCGGACTACATGACCAAGCCCTTCGGCCCGGACGAGCTGCTTGATTCCATCGAGTACTACCTCACCCTGCTCAACGCCCCGACCGGCCATGACTAAGAATGTCGTGGTCATAGCCGTCTCCACGGGGGGGCCGCTGACGCTCAAGGCGCTCTTCAGGGAACTCCCGCCACTGGATGCCGCCTTCCTCATCGTGCTGCACATCACGCCCGAGATGGACTACCGCATCGCCCAGGGGCTGAACGCCGCAGCGTCGATGCCGGTCAAGCTGGCCGAAGACGGCGAGTACCTGAAAAGCGGCCACGTCTACATGGCGCCGGGGGGACTGCACCTCCAGCTGACCGGCAACAACCGGGTGGTCCTGTGCGAGGGGCCGCGCATCAACTACGTGCAACCGGCTGCGGACGTCACCATGCTCTCGCTGAGCAAGCCGCTCAAGGGGAAGCTGATCGGAATCGTGCTGACCGGCATGGGGCGCGACGGGGCCGACGGGATCAAGCACATCCACGACCTCGGCGGCATCACCATCGCCCAGGACCAGCAGTCCTCCACCATCTACGGCATGCCAAAGGCTGCCGCCCAGACCGGTGCAGTGGACTACGTCCTCCCTCCCCAGAAGATCGCCGGCAAGCTGATGGAATTGCTTGCCCCGCTCTGACGGCAGGCTAGCCTGGCTCCCTGTCCCGCTCGCCCGGGGCGTGCTCCAGCAGGAAATCGACAAAGGCGCGGTTG
The sequence above is a segment of the Geomonas agri genome. Coding sequences within it:
- a CDS encoding protein-glutamate methylesterase/protein-glutamine glutaminase, translated to MPIKVLIIDDSALIRSLLTEIINKAPDLQVVGTAPDPLAARQRIKELNPDVLTLDVEMPKMDGLAFLEKLMRLRPMPVVMVSSLTEKSSAVTLKALELGAFDFVTKPKIDIRNGLLEYSQELAEKIRCAHSAFRRRGPHIPPLQVEAKLSADAVLPNRHQHFSTTEKVVAVGSSTGGTEALKVFLSALPADCPAILVTQHMPETFTRTFAARLDGLCAMAVKEAEHGERVLPGHAYIAPGNRHMMLARSGANYTIALGDGPPVSRHRPSVDVLFRSTANCAADNSLGIIMTGMGDDGAAGMLEMHNAGARTFAQDEESCVVFGMPREAIARGGVDEVVPLSDMAGRLMGWLASHGKRSFRV
- a CDS encoding methyl-accepting chemotaxis protein, giving the protein MKTARFKDWKILTKILSISVATIIMMVLGVMLYVLPFMQNKLMDEKIQATKAVVDVAYDVLISNQNAVKEGKKTLQQAQTDALKQISEMRYHGNEYFWVNDMDTKVLMHPIKPELVGKTQYDNKDPNGKRLYVEFVNVCKEKGEGVVDYMWAKPGSTVPVPKISYVKQMKEWGWIVGSGIYVDTVKVEMDKMKWQIIGGTALLAVVIFLCAWFVARKIKEALDQAIAASRRIASGDLTAHITVDSEDETGELLASLKDMNEGLAHIVGDVRNGAESIATATEEIAAGNADLSQRTEEQASALEETASSMEELTSTVKQNADNAQAANQLAINASGVAVKGGEVITRVVHTMESITDSSKKISDIIGVIDGIAFQTNILALNAAVEAARAGEQGRGFAVVAAEVRSLAQRSAAAAKEIKTLIEDSVAKVQDGSRLVEEAGRTTQDIVTSIKRVTDIMAEISAASLEQSSGIEQVNTAITQMDDVTQQNAALVEEAAAAAESLEDQAQQLVAVVARFTLEQGHKSAPPAPAEKRKLTHAAARPKVSERKTKPVAVAAAAKAQERLSRSPEAAEPDDDWKEF
- a CDS encoding STAS domain-containing protein, whose amino-acid sequence is MAKKVFANKANIIIEGPFTVERAGELHQFLVERLDGVPEQAGQSTIDLSRVDDIDACGCQLLALFLENLKRRGTTPVLAAAPAAVRDRINTLGFGDLLALQPGP
- a CDS encoding histidine kinase, giving the protein MPHKSKTGMKSSGHPGHAKLSYFDPEFKMVAVKIVAGEFFATNEAVAITTVLGSCVSVCLYDLELGIGGMNHFMLPELQQGGNSTPCSGACDSNSQSCARYGACAMRRLLEQLDLLGANRKRLAAKLFGAGRVMRSSTDIGGNNVAFAVDYLKKHGIPIIASDLGECCPRKVMFFPKTGRVLVKRIRVLHAGRH
- a CDS encoding CheR family methyltransferase; its protein translation is MEGVLRTGARTEPARPLTGGGGAAEPGWNNFQYPFTADDFARVRGFIYRNAGISLAPGKMDMVYSRLARRLRATGVASFGEYLDLVESGNLQEVEAFINALTTNMTSFFREPHHFRFLAERLRQCRDRKQVTIWSCASSSGEEPYSIAMTALDALPAGANLSILATDIDTNVLGRGSEGVYPVDQLPKIPEPYRKRFLLRGEGNNEGFIRVKEELRRVVTFKRLNLLDEQWPMRGKFDFVFCRNVMIYFDRPTQLAVLERISRVLHPDGLLFVGHSESLHHAQELFRVCGNTTYALRS
- a CDS encoding chemotaxis protein CheW — translated: MTTPRGENDTVDLNRFNQVFFEECAENLAEMEQILISLGDREPDSEQMNAIFRAAHSIKGGAGIFGFNDMTVVTHVMESLLDRLRNQETPFVPGMIDLFLEAGDAIAMQLAWHREGKPVDQEAIDTVRAKLQQAIAADAPATELAPAQGDGIPLPHEEELLPRRCRLSFTPDPEIFARGIRMESIVSELAELTEPGELHCHAELMELPELAEVDPERCLTRWDFTLLTRASREQILDVFMFVADEEQLQIEEDEPVDRRVPAGEPLPVQDVIPAAGRRAYDNNEAAPGAYGRRGGEAESSIRVNVTKVDQLVNQIGELLITQAMLSQIAVGLDPILHETLQRGLIQLERNTRDLQGSVMSIRLVPISIVFNRFPRLVREIAAKLGKQVELKTAGDSTELDRGLIEKIADPLGHLVRNALDHGLETPEKRAACGKSPMGTLQLSASQVGGRIVIDVIDDGAGLNRDRILAKAIECGIPCSETMSDEEVWQLIFAPGFSTASEVTDLSGRGVGMDVVLKNVQGIGGRVQIASEAGKGARFTISLPLTLAILEGLSVAIGEEKFIIPLNVVIESLQPKPEQLKSVNGREVVQVRGEYLPILKLHQIFNLEAEVTEPQRGILVLVEADGERGAILVDALLDEQQVVVKSIETNYRRVEGSAGATILGDGRVALILDLPELFAMHKRL
- a CDS encoding chemotaxis protein CheW — its product is MQTAHGSAAEQLTAEGGAEYLTFTLGGESYGIDILKVQEIRGYDCVTRIANTPAFIKGVINLRGVIVPIVDLRIKFNVGEVTYHEFTVVIIINVLNKVVGIVVDGVSDVVALPAQSIKPAPELGASLDTRYITGLGTLNDEMLILVDIEKLIGSDELQIVDSTVENTQKEAVNL